The Nitrospira tepida genome includes a window with the following:
- a CDS encoding JDVT-CTERM domain-containing protein — MRNWNESHSQRDWVYRRLVLLLALLPVVLIGPHVAMAAEEQQVKGVTKSVAAPHATDRLQEMEKRERASAPPRQIQRAAPHHEEAPNKPFPDVKKKPGGPDRDSNLLIQPSQPSERSARLQAPAAPPLNRSFPGLIDTGWIPPDTQGAVGRDHLMEILNNGVGFFEKATGTLLTQVTLRTFWSSLGTGIQEPANDVFDPKVLYDQYAERFVAISIGGREPPWSWILIGVSATSDPTGDWFLYAIDADRFNDTQFSEWADYPGLGLDARNYYVTANMIGGGSNRKLWVIPKQPLLQNSSIMQFTEFRTSLLGGSSQPAHVFGNSEFEYVVSGKWLIAGGPGPNALRIGRVRFAPDPMYEDLGFIAVNQQLFAPSARQLGGVPNLEVHGQGLQNAVFRNGRLWTVQHLGSADFQRVEIAWYEIDPAEASLTEAGAPVQEGRIGDNVMSFFYPSIGVNKDNHVMIGFSESSPAMYAGAAYTARETGDPPGSMQPVELLKEGLGPYYKTFGAGRNRWGDYSATTVDPDDDRTFWTIQEYAEQPVGSGTVDGNGRWGTWWAGTKFGIFNLTVAKSGSGAGTVVSAPDGIDCGSTCEAVFGNGTSVVLTATAASGSTFAGWTGGGCSGTGTCTVSTDATVTATFNTIPPPPPPPPAPTPSGTGGDDGGGCALNPSSPFDPLLPLLVAASIGYLIWRHRRRRY; from the coding sequence ATGCGGAACTGGAATGAATCCCATTCCCAGAGGGATTGGGTGTATCGGCGACTCGTGCTTCTCCTCGCTCTCTTGCCGGTCGTGCTCATCGGGCCACATGTCGCAATGGCGGCCGAAGAACAGCAGGTCAAGGGCGTCACCAAGTCGGTGGCGGCTCCCCATGCGACCGATCGGCTTCAGGAAATGGAGAAGCGGGAGCGGGCGTCGGCGCCTCCCCGTCAGATCCAGCGAGCGGCTCCCCACCATGAAGAAGCCCCAAACAAACCCTTCCCTGACGTAAAAAAAAAGCCGGGAGGCCCCGATCGCGACAGCAATCTGTTGATCCAACCATCTCAACCAAGTGAACGTTCTGCCAGATTGCAGGCCCCCGCGGCTCCCCCGCTCAACAGAAGTTTCCCAGGCCTCATTGATACGGGATGGATCCCTCCCGACACCCAGGGGGCCGTCGGTCGCGATCATCTCATGGAAATCCTGAACAATGGAGTCGGCTTTTTTGAAAAAGCGACCGGGACCTTGCTGACCCAAGTGACCCTCAGGACCTTCTGGTCCTCGCTCGGCACGGGGATCCAGGAACCGGCCAATGATGTCTTCGATCCCAAGGTGCTCTACGATCAATATGCGGAACGATTCGTGGCGATCTCCATCGGCGGACGCGAGCCGCCCTGGTCCTGGATACTGATCGGTGTGTCCGCCACCTCCGATCCGACCGGTGACTGGTTTCTCTATGCCATCGATGCCGACCGCTTCAACGACACCCAGTTCAGCGAATGGGCGGACTATCCTGGACTAGGACTCGACGCCCGGAACTACTATGTGACGGCCAATATGATCGGTGGCGGCTCAAACAGGAAACTCTGGGTCATTCCCAAGCAGCCGCTGCTGCAAAATTCTTCGATTATGCAATTTACGGAGTTCAGGACATCACTGCTAGGCGGGTCATCCCAACCGGCCCACGTGTTTGGGAATTCTGAGTTTGAGTACGTAGTCTCCGGGAAATGGTTGATTGCCGGTGGGCCGGGACCAAATGCGCTCCGCATTGGCCGCGTCCGGTTCGCGCCGGACCCGATGTATGAAGATCTGGGCTTCATTGCCGTGAATCAGCAGCTATTTGCCCCCTCGGCGCGTCAGTTGGGAGGGGTTCCGAACTTAGAAGTCCATGGACAGGGACTCCAGAATGCGGTCTTCCGGAACGGCCGTCTGTGGACCGTTCAGCACCTCGGCAGTGCTGATTTTCAGCGGGTAGAGATCGCGTGGTATGAGATCGACCCTGCCGAAGCCTCGCTCACAGAGGCAGGGGCACCGGTGCAGGAGGGGCGGATCGGCGACAACGTCATGTCCTTCTTCTATCCGTCGATCGGGGTCAACAAGGACAACCATGTCATGATCGGCTTCAGCGAATCGTCTCCCGCGATGTATGCCGGGGCCGCTTACACCGCCAGAGAAACGGGAGACCCGCCAGGCTCGATGCAGCCGGTCGAACTCCTCAAGGAAGGGTTGGGGCCCTACTATAAAACGTTCGGAGCAGGGAGGAACCGTTGGGGCGACTATAGCGCGACAACGGTCGATCCTGACGATGATCGTACGTTCTGGACCATCCAGGAATATGCCGAGCAACCGGTTGGATCCGGCACGGTCGATGGGAATGGGCGGTGGGGCACCTGGTGGGCCGGTACCAAGTTCGGCATCTTCAACCTCACGGTCGCGAAGAGTGGCAGCGGAGCGGGCACCGTGGTTTCCGCTCCGGACGGGATTGATTGCGGTTCGACCTGCGAAGCTGTGTTCGGCAACGGGACCTCGGTCGTCCTCACCGCCACAGCGGCTTCCGGCTCGACCTTCGCCGGATGGACAGGAGGAGGCTGTTCAGGCACCGGGACCTGCACGGTCTCCACCGACGCGACTGTGACGGCGACGTTCAACACGATCCCGCCACCGCCGCCCCCACCGCCTGCACCAACTCCTTCGGGCACCGGCGGTGATGATGGCGGCGGATGTGCATTGAATCCCTCATCACCATTCGATCCTCTGTTACCCCTGCTGGTGGCCGCATCGATCGGCTATCTGATCTGGCGACACCGGCGGAGACGGTACTGA
- a CDS encoding type II secretion system protein GspD, whose translation MTPYPHLHQPMFNLWKRHGRLVVISVLLIGLMQTLNPSWAQVTAPKPNGQGGRVTLDFNEVDLPVVIRFISELTGKNIVVDETAKKNSGKITIFSPTKVTVDQAYHMFLAALEVNRLTAIPKGNVVEIVQTAEAPPERAVFVYKLRHANATDVAALLTNLVARAAAQPVSTQPGGRPPIRPLTEFEAPVQVFADKATNSIVISSTKNAYTMLESVIRGLDTKRNQVFVEAVILEIGVDRLRQIGTDPVQAVGAGKSGSVQGLFGLNRTPEDIATIAQILSGATSGNTLTILDTLNVRVFLQLLMTMTDTNILSTPQVLASDNQKAKIVVGENRPFPTGQAQGITGGTLVTIERKDVGVTLEMTPQVLDDGLIRIEVKQEITAIAESVAQTIGTGTASVPVGPTTTKRAMETTTVAKDGQTIVVGGLVRDNVTMNERKIPFLGDIPWLGWLFRFQSKQSEKLNLLVFLTPHLVRDEADMIELNKRKAQEANLVQRLNRIDEPTGTQRQILEQLMPKTAPPADVPLEGVEPTETPVPQP comes from the coding sequence GTGACCCCGTATCCCCATCTTCACCAACCGATGTTCAATCTCTGGAAGCGACACGGTCGGCTGGTTGTTATCTCGGTCCTGCTTATCGGTTTGATGCAGACCTTGAATCCGTCATGGGCGCAGGTGACGGCGCCGAAACCCAATGGGCAGGGGGGGCGCGTCACGCTCGATTTCAACGAAGTGGACTTGCCCGTCGTCATTCGTTTCATCAGCGAGCTGACCGGCAAGAACATCGTCGTCGATGAAACCGCCAAGAAAAACAGCGGCAAGATTACGATCTTTTCGCCGACGAAGGTCACGGTGGATCAGGCCTACCATATGTTCCTCGCCGCTTTGGAGGTGAATCGTCTGACGGCCATTCCGAAAGGAAATGTGGTGGAGATCGTACAAACCGCCGAGGCGCCTCCGGAGCGCGCGGTGTTCGTCTATAAGCTCAGACATGCCAACGCGACCGATGTGGCGGCCCTCCTCACGAACTTGGTCGCGCGGGCAGCGGCTCAACCGGTCAGCACCCAACCGGGCGGGCGGCCGCCGATCCGACCGCTCACCGAGTTCGAAGCGCCGGTGCAGGTGTTTGCCGACAAGGCCACCAATTCGATCGTAATCAGTTCGACCAAGAACGCCTATACGATGCTGGAAAGCGTGATCCGCGGGCTGGATACGAAACGCAACCAGGTGTTCGTGGAAGCCGTGATCCTTGAAATCGGCGTGGACCGGCTTCGTCAGATCGGCACAGATCCTGTGCAGGCTGTCGGTGCGGGCAAGTCCGGATCGGTTCAAGGGCTGTTCGGCCTGAACCGCACGCCCGAAGATATCGCGACGATCGCACAGATTTTGAGCGGCGCCACCTCGGGCAATACGTTGACGATTCTGGACACCCTCAATGTTCGAGTCTTTCTGCAACTTCTGATGACGATGACCGACACAAATATCCTCTCCACGCCGCAAGTGTTGGCCTCCGACAACCAGAAGGCCAAGATCGTGGTCGGCGAGAACCGGCCTTTTCCGACCGGCCAGGCGCAAGGCATCACCGGGGGCACGTTGGTGACCATCGAGCGCAAGGACGTGGGCGTGACCTTGGAAATGACGCCGCAAGTCTTGGACGACGGCCTCATCCGCATTGAGGTCAAGCAGGAGATCACGGCGATCGCGGAAAGCGTAGCGCAGACGATCGGAACAGGCACGGCCTCCGTCCCGGTGGGCCCGACCACCACCAAACGGGCCATGGAGACCACGACCGTGGCGAAGGACGGGCAAACAATCGTGGTCGGCGGGCTGGTCCGCGACAACGTGACGATGAATGAACGAAAGATCCCGTTCCTGGGCGATATCCCTTGGCTCGGGTGGCTGTTCCGCTTTCAGAGCAAGCAGTCGGAGAAACTGAACCTGCTCGTCTTTTTGACTCCTCATTTGGTTCGCGATGAAGCCGACATGATCGAACTCAACAAGCGCAAGGCGCAGGAGGCGAATCTCGTTCAGCGGCTCAACCGAATCGACGAACCGACCGGCACGCAGCGTCAGATCCTCGAACAACTGATGCCGAAGACCGCCCCGCCGGCCGATGTCCCTCTGGAGGGAGTGGAGCCGACAGAAACCCCCGTTCCCCAGCCCTAA